A region from the Mycolicibacterium litorale genome encodes:
- a CDS encoding ABC transporter ATP-binding protein, which produces MTIEELSGVHREINAAEGETLLQTQELTVKFGGLTALDNVTFDIRRGEILGLIGPNGAGKTTCFNAITGVYRPTSGSVTFDGKPLGRIKRHQITRRGIARTFQNIRLFGEMTALENVMVGTDARHLTSVPGALARTSRHRREEKSAIERSAALLHFVGIAHRGEEKAKNLSYGDQRRLEIARALATEPKLLCLDEPAAGFNPAEKASLIDLIRKIRDDGYTVLLIEHDMRLVMGVTDRIVVLEFGRKIADGLPADIRDDPKVIAAYLGVPDDELG; this is translated from the coding sequence ATGACGATCGAAGAGCTCTCCGGTGTCCATCGCGAGATCAACGCAGCGGAGGGTGAAACCCTGCTGCAGACGCAGGAACTGACCGTCAAGTTCGGCGGTCTGACCGCACTGGACAACGTGACGTTCGACATCCGCCGTGGCGAGATCCTCGGCCTGATCGGTCCGAACGGGGCGGGGAAGACCACCTGCTTCAATGCGATCACCGGTGTGTACCGGCCGACGTCGGGGTCGGTGACGTTCGACGGGAAGCCGCTGGGCCGCATCAAACGCCACCAGATCACCCGTCGCGGTATCGCCCGCACCTTCCAGAACATCCGGTTGTTCGGCGAGATGACCGCGCTCGAGAACGTCATGGTGGGCACCGATGCGCGGCACCTGACCTCGGTGCCCGGTGCGTTGGCCCGCACCTCGCGCCACCGCCGTGAAGAGAAGTCGGCGATCGAGCGATCGGCGGCGCTGCTGCACTTCGTCGGCATCGCCCACCGCGGCGAGGAGAAGGCCAAGAACCTGTCCTACGGTGACCAGCGCCGGCTGGAGATCGCCCGCGCGCTGGCCACCGAACCCAAACTGCTGTGCCTGGACGAACCGGCCGCCGGGTTCAACCCCGCCGAAAAGGCGTCGCTGATCGATCTGATCCGCAAGATCCGCGACGACGGCTACACCGTGCTGCTGATCGAACACGACATGCGGTTGGTGATGGGGGTGACCGACCGCATCGTGGTGTTGGAGTTCGGGCGCAAGATCGCCGACGGGCTGCCCGCCGACATCCGCGACGACCCGAAGGTCATCGCCGCCTATCTGGGAGTGCCTGATGACGAACTCGGTTGA
- a CDS encoding branched-chain amino acid ABC transporter permease: protein MSTRGGDGGRARITRGLLAPGDGLREWWAGLNRPQKWLFGVLAFGALALLPLFTPPFLDTPGISFGGTMAQFAMVAIIAIGLNVVVGQAGLLDLGYVGFYAVGAYTVALLTSPDSPWNQAGPDGWFSTPWAWLSCVPLAMAFTALAGLILGFPTLRLRGDYLAIVTLGFGEIIRLLADNLADITNGPRGLSGVAYPRLGESERLPDGVFSSANSSGDANYGTWWFWVGLVLIVIILLLVGNLERSRVGRAWVAIREDEDAAEVMGVNTFRFKLWAFVIGAAIGGLSGALYAGQVQYVAPPTFNIINSMLFLCAVVLGGQGNKLGVIFGAFIIVYLPNRLLGVHFLGINLGDLKYLFFGMALVALMIFRPQGLFPVRQQLLTYGKAARDMLRRAPGESEGAVR from the coding sequence GGGCCGGACTGAACCGGCCGCAGAAGTGGCTGTTCGGTGTCCTCGCGTTCGGCGCGCTGGCGCTGCTGCCGCTGTTCACCCCGCCGTTCCTCGACACTCCCGGCATCAGCTTCGGCGGCACCATGGCCCAGTTCGCGATGGTCGCCATCATCGCGATCGGGCTCAACGTGGTGGTCGGCCAGGCCGGTCTGCTCGACCTCGGCTATGTCGGCTTCTACGCCGTCGGCGCGTACACCGTGGCGCTGTTGACCAGTCCGGACAGCCCGTGGAACCAGGCCGGTCCCGACGGCTGGTTCAGCACCCCGTGGGCGTGGCTGTCGTGTGTCCCGCTGGCCATGGCGTTCACCGCACTGGCCGGGCTGATCCTCGGGTTCCCGACGCTACGGCTGCGGGGCGACTACCTGGCGATCGTCACCCTCGGGTTCGGCGAGATCATCCGCTTGCTGGCCGACAACCTGGCCGACATCACCAACGGCCCGCGCGGACTCAGTGGCGTCGCGTATCCGCGCCTCGGGGAAAGTGAACGGCTGCCGGACGGAGTCTTCTCCAGCGCCAACTCCTCCGGTGACGCCAACTACGGCACCTGGTGGTTCTGGGTCGGCCTGGTGCTCATCGTCATCATCCTGCTGCTGGTCGGCAACCTCGAGCGCAGCCGCGTCGGCCGGGCCTGGGTGGCGATCCGGGAGGATGAAGACGCCGCGGAAGTGATGGGCGTCAACACCTTCCGGTTCAAGCTGTGGGCGTTCGTGATCGGCGCCGCGATCGGTGGGCTGTCGGGGGCGTTGTACGCGGGACAGGTGCAGTACGTCGCACCGCCCACCTTCAACATCATCAACTCGATGTTGTTCCTGTGTGCGGTGGTGCTCGGCGGGCAGGGCAACAAACTCGGCGTGATATTCGGGGCGTTCATCATCGTCTATCTGCCGAACCGCCTCCTGGGCGTGCACTTCCTGGGTATCAACCTCGGTGACCTCAAATACCTGTTCTTCGGTATGGCGCTGGTGGCGCTCATGATCTTCCGCCCGCAGGGGCTGTTCCCGGTGCGCCAGCAACTGCTCACCTACGGCAAGGCGGCGCGGGACATGCTGCGCAGGGCGCCCGGCGAGAGTGAAGGAGCCGTGCGATGA